The Lycium barbarum isolate Lr01 chromosome 10, ASM1917538v2, whole genome shotgun sequence genome includes a region encoding these proteins:
- the LOC132615442 gene encoding LEAF RUST 10 DISEASE-RESISTANCE LOCUS RECEPTOR-LIKE PROTEIN KINASE-like 2.1 isoform X2 — protein sequence MVALDYFSVFLIFYQFLIFHSAQALNQTQDSCPKEFQCGNLGKLSFPFSISSQPACGLYTIDCDVTPNPKIHLGEDVYTGLNQRAYDNSFRVLDLRLNDLLAKKSCHSFDRSLAFPSSPSISFRTNRNLTLFKCSNSSTNDHFFRGYEKYTKCRGFSIYYKYPSRRKKEGHSDAPQGDASDNCSQILLPIQRSSLSNTQKSGLFDFLTANFKLRWSLSDDCNKCYSQGGRCLTDSNNNFHCSANSRVAATSVGVIAVLVVLLLYLRTKYSLSMIYWKLTKREDYRNVKAFLKNHGSLLPRKYSFCEVKKMTQCLKNKLGQGGYGCVYKGKLHDGSLVAVKVLKESKGRGEEFINEVASISRTSHVNIVSLVGFCFEGRNRALLYDFMPNGSLEKFIYDAKFGANRQLGWQTLYDISLGIARGLEYLHRGCNTRILHFDIKPHNILLDEDFCPKISDFGLAKLCNKKESIVSLLGARGTIGYIAPEIVCKNIGGVSHKSDVYSYGMMVLEMVGGRKNIDVAVDHTSEIYFPYWIYTQIEQDLELGLTGIVKEEDKELAEKMILVSLWCIQTAPASRPSMSMVVDMLQGNLGSLQMPPKPFLYSPSRSDRDMPITTYMV from the exons ATGGTGGCTTTAGATTATTTTTCAGTTTTCTTGATTTTCTATCAGTTTTTGATATTTCATTCAGCTCAAGCTCTGAATCAAACCCAAGATAGTTGCCCCAAGGAGTTCCAATGTGGGAATCTTGGAAAATTGAGCTTTCCTTTTTCAATTTCCTCACAACCTGCTTGTGGTTTGTATACGATAGATTGTGATGTTACACCAAATCCAAAAATACATTTAGGAGAAGATGTTTACACTGGTCTGAATCAACGGGCGTATGATAATAGTTTTCGAGTTTTAGACCTTAGGCTTAATGACTTATTGGCGAAAAAAAGTTGTCATTCTTTCGATAGAAGTTTAGCATTTCCGAGTTCTCCTTCTATCTCATTTAGAACCAACCGCAATCTTACCTTGTTCAAATGCAGCAACAGCAGCACAAATGATCATTTTTTTAGGGGCTATGAGAAATATACTAAATGTAGAGGGTTCAGTATATACTACAAGTATCCGAGTAGAAGAAAGAAGGAAGGCCACTCCGATGCACCACAGGGAGATGCTTCTGATAACTGTTCACAGATATTATTGCCAATTCAAAGGAGTTCGctgtcaaacactcaaaaaagtggCTTGTTTGATTTCTTAACAGCGAATTTTAAACTTCGGTGGAGCCTGTCTGATGATTGTAATAAATGTTACTCTCAAGGAGGCCGGTGTCTTACTGATAGTAACAACAACTTTCATTGTTCCGCCAATTCCAGAG TTGCAGCTACTTCTGTTGGGGTAATTGCAGTGCTAGTTGTCCTACTCCTGTACTTAAGAACAAAATACTCCCTTTCCATGATTTACTGGAAGCTGACAAAAAGAGAAGATTACCGAAATGTAAAAGCCTTCTTGAAGAACCATGGATCACTCCTTCCAAGGAAGTACAGTTTTTGTGAAGTCAAAAAGATGACTCAGTGTTTAAAGAATAAACTTGGTCAAGGAGGCTATGGTTGTGTGTACAAGGGGAAATTGCATGATGGGAGTCTTGTGGCTGTCAAGGTCTTGAAGGAATCGAAGGGCCGGGGAGAAGAGTTTATCAATGAGGTGGCAAGTATCAGCAGGACTTCTCACGTTAATATTGTATCACTTGTCGGATTTTGTTTTGAGGGTCGAAACAGAGCTCTCCTCTATGATTTCATGCCCAATGGATCCCTTGAGAAGTTCATTTACGATGCGAAATTCGGGGCAAATCGTCAACTAGGATGGCAAACATTGTATGATATTTCACTTGGTATTGCTAGAGGATTGGAATATTTGCATCGCGGTTGCAATACTCGAATCCTGCATTTCGATATAAAGCCTCACAACATTCTTCTCGATGAAGACTTTTGTCCAAAAATATCTGATTTTGGCCTTGCAAAACTATGTAACAAGAAGGAAAGCATTGTATCTTTATTGGGCGCAAGAGGGACTATTGGGTACATTGCGCCAGAAATTGTGTGTAAAAACATTGGAGGAGTTTCTCACAAGTCAGATGTGTACAGCTACGGTATGATGGTCCTCGAAATGGTTGGAGGAAGGAAAAATATTGATGTTGCTGTTGACCATACCAGTGAAATATACTTTCCATATTGGATTTACACACAAATTGAACAGGACTTAGAGCTTGGATTAACTGGCATTGTGAAGGAAGAGGATAAAGAACTTGCAGAAAAGATGATACTGGTGAGCCTATGGTGCATCCAAACCGCTCCGGCTAGCAGGCCATCAATGAGTATGGTTGTAGATATGTTACAAGGCAACCTGGGATCTCTGCAAATGCCTCCCAAGCCTTTCTTATATTCTCCCTCAAGGTCAGACAGAGACATGCCTATTACTACCTATATGGTTTAG
- the LOC132615442 gene encoding LEAF RUST 10 DISEASE-RESISTANCE LOCUS RECEPTOR-LIKE PROTEIN KINASE-like 2.1 isoform X1, protein MVALDYFSVFLIFYQFLIFHSAQALNQTQDSCPKEFQCGNLGKLSFPFSISSQPACGLYTIDCDVTPNPKIHLGEDVYTGLNQRAYDNSFRVLDLRLNDLLAKKSCHSFDRSLAFPSSPSISFRTNRNLTLFKCSNSSTNDHFFRGYEKYTKCRGFSIYYKYPSRRKKEGHSDAPQGDASDNCSQILLPIQRSSLSNTQKSGLFDFLTANFKLRWSLSDDCNKCYSQGGRCLTDSNNNFHCSANSRVRKSKRILVAVAATSVGVIAVLVVLLLYLRTKYSLSMIYWKLTKREDYRNVKAFLKNHGSLLPRKYSFCEVKKMTQCLKNKLGQGGYGCVYKGKLHDGSLVAVKVLKESKGRGEEFINEVASISRTSHVNIVSLVGFCFEGRNRALLYDFMPNGSLEKFIYDAKFGANRQLGWQTLYDISLGIARGLEYLHRGCNTRILHFDIKPHNILLDEDFCPKISDFGLAKLCNKKESIVSLLGARGTIGYIAPEIVCKNIGGVSHKSDVYSYGMMVLEMVGGRKNIDVAVDHTSEIYFPYWIYTQIEQDLELGLTGIVKEEDKELAEKMILVSLWCIQTAPASRPSMSMVVDMLQGNLGSLQMPPKPFLYSPSRSDRDMPITTYMV, encoded by the exons ATGGTGGCTTTAGATTATTTTTCAGTTTTCTTGATTTTCTATCAGTTTTTGATATTTCATTCAGCTCAAGCTCTGAATCAAACCCAAGATAGTTGCCCCAAGGAGTTCCAATGTGGGAATCTTGGAAAATTGAGCTTTCCTTTTTCAATTTCCTCACAACCTGCTTGTGGTTTGTATACGATAGATTGTGATGTTACACCAAATCCAAAAATACATTTAGGAGAAGATGTTTACACTGGTCTGAATCAACGGGCGTATGATAATAGTTTTCGAGTTTTAGACCTTAGGCTTAATGACTTATTGGCGAAAAAAAGTTGTCATTCTTTCGATAGAAGTTTAGCATTTCCGAGTTCTCCTTCTATCTCATTTAGAACCAACCGCAATCTTACCTTGTTCAAATGCAGCAACAGCAGCACAAATGATCATTTTTTTAGGGGCTATGAGAAATATACTAAATGTAGAGGGTTCAGTATATACTACAAGTATCCGAGTAGAAGAAAGAAGGAAGGCCACTCCGATGCACCACAGGGAGATGCTTCTGATAACTGTTCACAGATATTATTGCCAATTCAAAGGAGTTCGctgtcaaacactcaaaaaagtggCTTGTTTGATTTCTTAACAGCGAATTTTAAACTTCGGTGGAGCCTGTCTGATGATTGTAATAAATGTTACTCTCAAGGAGGCCGGTGTCTTACTGATAGTAACAACAACTTTCATTGTTCCGCCAATTCCAGAG TAAGAAAGTCAAAACGAATTCTAGTTGCAG TTGCAGCTACTTCTGTTGGGGTAATTGCAGTGCTAGTTGTCCTACTCCTGTACTTAAGAACAAAATACTCCCTTTCCATGATTTACTGGAAGCTGACAAAAAGAGAAGATTACCGAAATGTAAAAGCCTTCTTGAAGAACCATGGATCACTCCTTCCAAGGAAGTACAGTTTTTGTGAAGTCAAAAAGATGACTCAGTGTTTAAAGAATAAACTTGGTCAAGGAGGCTATGGTTGTGTGTACAAGGGGAAATTGCATGATGGGAGTCTTGTGGCTGTCAAGGTCTTGAAGGAATCGAAGGGCCGGGGAGAAGAGTTTATCAATGAGGTGGCAAGTATCAGCAGGACTTCTCACGTTAATATTGTATCACTTGTCGGATTTTGTTTTGAGGGTCGAAACAGAGCTCTCCTCTATGATTTCATGCCCAATGGATCCCTTGAGAAGTTCATTTACGATGCGAAATTCGGGGCAAATCGTCAACTAGGATGGCAAACATTGTATGATATTTCACTTGGTATTGCTAGAGGATTGGAATATTTGCATCGCGGTTGCAATACTCGAATCCTGCATTTCGATATAAAGCCTCACAACATTCTTCTCGATGAAGACTTTTGTCCAAAAATATCTGATTTTGGCCTTGCAAAACTATGTAACAAGAAGGAAAGCATTGTATCTTTATTGGGCGCAAGAGGGACTATTGGGTACATTGCGCCAGAAATTGTGTGTAAAAACATTGGAGGAGTTTCTCACAAGTCAGATGTGTACAGCTACGGTATGATGGTCCTCGAAATGGTTGGAGGAAGGAAAAATATTGATGTTGCTGTTGACCATACCAGTGAAATATACTTTCCATATTGGATTTACACACAAATTGAACAGGACTTAGAGCTTGGATTAACTGGCATTGTGAAGGAAGAGGATAAAGAACTTGCAGAAAAGATGATACTGGTGAGCCTATGGTGCATCCAAACCGCTCCGGCTAGCAGGCCATCAATGAGTATGGTTGTAGATATGTTACAAGGCAACCTGGGATCTCTGCAAATGCCTCCCAAGCCTTTCTTATATTCTCCCTCAAGGTCAGACAGAGACATGCCTATTACTACCTATATGGTTTAG